From Apium graveolens cultivar Ventura chromosome 9, ASM990537v1, whole genome shotgun sequence, the proteins below share one genomic window:
- the LOC141685417 gene encoding secreted RxLR effector protein 161-like, with the protein MKDCAHISTPVAKGDKFSLKQCPKNDLERKEMQNIPYASVIGSLMYAQVCTRPDLAFIVGMLSRYLSKPRMNHWIVVKRVMRYLQGTKDYMLVYRRSENLEVIGYSDSDLGGCIDTRKSTSGYVFMLDGGAISAKQSFIAQSTMEEEFTACYKATNHAIWLRNFVTGLRVINGIERPLKVYCDNRSATEFSNNNGSSEA; encoded by the coding sequence ATGAAAGATTGTGCACATATAAGTACTCCTGTTGCTAAGGGTGACAAATTTAGTCTGAAACAGTGCCCTAAGAATGATCTTGAAAGAAAAGAGATGCAAAACATTCCATATGCTTCGGTTATTGGGAGTCTTATGTACGCTCAAGTTTGTACCCGGCCAGATTTGGCGTTCATTGTAGGTATGTTAAGCAGATACTTGAGTAAACCCAGAATGAATCATTGGATTGTAGTCAAAAGGGTTATGAGGTACTTGCAAGGAACAAAAGATTATATGCTTGTTTATCGGAGATCGGAAAATTTGGAGGTCATTGGGTATTCCGACTCTGATCTTGGTGGTTGCATCGATACGAGAAAATCTACTTCTGGTTATGTTTTCATGTTAGACGGGGGAGCTATATCTGCTAAGCAGTCATTCATAGCTCAATCTACCATGGAAGAAGAATTTACAGCTTGTTATAAGGCAACCAATCATGCTATATGGTTGCGGAATTTTGTCACAGGATTGCGAGTTATAAATGGAATTGAAAGGCCATTAAAAGTATACTGTGATAATCGTTCTGCAACTGAGTTTTCGAACAATAATGGAAGCTCTGAagcttaa